A window of the Lepisosteus oculatus isolate fLepOcu1 chromosome 14, fLepOcu1.hap2, whole genome shotgun sequence genome harbors these coding sequences:
- the LOC138242968 gene encoding zona pellucida sperm-binding protein 3-like translates to MRSFLFVLCLCAGAGLPALISAGPAGWDSRELALQADLPAPEDAAQSEDLNLADAPSEDLSASENDSQSLAPDFRRLPVSRDAYSPYFDKEKMKPEAGSRPLPAYIKSVLFPPQRGRQPARPAIGGTRGVAVWCDSSRMYVRVSRLLFGFSCRPSEVTLGNCSVSRTTRSYFYFIYGLHECGTERSVVQGRLVYSNTLRYAPPSSSAPVHRFIPFSVPVKCSYNRFHYSYKVGYVPTWARRRTFFKDLKNKHSFVLLTTNSHWVRLSPKDEYFLGQPMYFQATAYFATAEQRLYIHSCYVTGKPDQHSQPRFPVIDNLGCMVDSKADGCLSRFVPSKQKDVLRFTIDAFLFQKKLSRKHEVTELYMHCVMAVAPAKATPGTKSCTYNREAKRWEELYGDHEVCACCESRCAGSRNEGTRSLVTSSRVAVAPVEAPLDVGADWTEDEEGDPQSSSEDAESTSEDVEGAEDFGDVGQWTGA, encoded by the exons ATGCGCTCGTTTCTCtttgtgctgtgcctgtgcgcaggggccgggctccccgcactgatctccgccgggccggctggctgggactctcgggaattagcgctccaggccgacctcccggctcctgaagacgcagcccagtcggaggacttgaacctggcagatgcgccctccgaagacctgtctgcaagcgagaacgactcgcagtccttggctcccgactttcgccgccttcccgtgtccagagacgcgtactcgccctacttcgacaaggagaagatgaagcccgaagccggcagccggcccttacccgcctacatcaagagcgtcctgtttcctccccagcgagggcggcagccggctcgcccggccatcgggggcacccgaggagtggctgtgtggtgcgactccagcaggatgtacgtgagggtcagtcggctcctgttcggcttcagctgtcggccatcggaggtgaccttgggcaactgcagcgtcagccgaaccacacgcagttacttctacttcatctacgggcttcacgagtgcggcaccgagcgatcg gttgtccagggccgcctggtgtactccaatactctccgctatgccccgccctcctccagtgcacctgtgcatcgcttcattcccttctctgtgccggtcaagtgctcctacaacag gttccactactcctacaaggttggctatgtccccacgtgggccaggagaaggaccttcttcaaggacctgaagaacaaacacagctttgtgctgctcaccaccaact cccactgggtccggctctctcccaaggatgagtacttcctgggtcagcccatgtacttccaggccactgcctactttgccacagCGGAGCAGAGGCTGTACATCCACTCGTGTTATGTAACGGGGAAACCAGACCAGCACTCCCAGCCCCGTTTCCCCGTGATCGACAACTTGGG gtgcatggtggacagcaaggcagatggctgcctgtccaggtttgtcccctccaagcagaaggatgtgctccgcttcacaattgatgccttcctcttccagaaaaagctgtccaggaag catgaagtgactgagctgtacatgcactgtgtcatggctgtggctcctgctaaagcaacaccagggaccaagtcctgcacctacaacagggaggctaagag gtgggaggagctgtatggtgaccatgaggtctgtgcctgctgtgagtccaggtgtgctggcagtcggaatgaag gtaccaggagcctggtgaccagtagtcgggtggctgtggcaccagtagaagctcctctggatgtgggagctgactggactgaggatgaggaaggagaccctcagagctccagtgaagatgctgagagcaccagtgaggatgtggagggagcagaggactttggagatgttggccagtggacag gtgcctga